CTTGGTCAGAGTAGCTTAATTACACTTCCAAGTCAAGGCGAAAAATGTATTCCACCTAACAAAAATAATAGCAGCGAATCTTTATTCGTAAAGTGAGATTTGATCGGCGCTTTCGTCCGATTTTCGAATTTTTCCGAGCCCGTGGGGCGTTAACGCGATCTCATGCGAATATTAAATACGAACGGACGAGATTCGGTCAGCAAGCCACATATAAGCATCACTCCAAATAGATATCGGAAAGACCATCCTGGTCACTCGCCCCTTATCTATATAGAGGAAGAAGAGAGTGAACTTGAGAAAACAGCGGAGCACATAGAGAAGTTCCAGAAGCCAGGTCAGGGCTACTCGGCCGCTCAGGGCAGAGACAACTTGCCCAGACACACGCTTTTCGCCGCTCCAGTGCAAGCAGGCACACTATTTGGAATGCCGTGGTAGGTCGTGTAAGCCAGCAGCGCAAACAACAACGATTCTTTGAACTTAGTCGAAATACCGCAGTCTTCGTGACGCAAGACCTTCACCTCATGCGGCCAGTACTTACGAATCAAATCGACGAGATATGCGTTATCTGCACCGCCACCCCCGAGAATGAGCCGCGAAACTCGACAGACCGGCATCGCAAAATCAGCATATCCAGAGGCGATTGAGCGAGCCGTCAAAGCAGTTAAGGTAGCGACAAGGTCTGCATTTGCAGTTCCACTCTCACCGGCCTTATCAATCAGTTCATCCGCATACGCATCGCCGAAAAGTTCTCGACCTGTGGTTTTAGGGGGCGATTGATGAAAGTAAGAGTGACTTAAGAGGCACGCCAGTAGATTCTCATCGACTTTGCCCGACATAGCGACAGCTCCGTCGCGGTCGAAATCTTTTCCATATAGACGAATCATCGCTCTGTCTATCAACATGTTTCCGGGGCCTGTATCAAAAGCCATTGCAGCCACACCTTTGTCGTTAATCAAGGTGAAATTGGCAATACCACCGATATTCAGCACAGCAGTAGCAATTTTGTCGGCGCCAAAAAGTACCGCATCAGCAAAACTGACTAATGGTGCGCCCTGCCCTCCATTTGCCATGTCAGCCGGGCGGAAGTCAGCAACCACCGGGATACCTGTACGAGCGGCAAGAATGGCTGGCTCGCCCAGTTGTAGCGTGCCGCTCGTGGAAACTGACCAGAGATCCGTGTGATTCGGAGCGTGCCAGACGGTCTGACCATGAGAGCCGATCAAGTGAACGTCAATCTGCGGCACTGAACGAATCAATTTCTGGCACGCTCTTGCAAAAACCTCTCCCAAAGCCGTGTTCAAAAGACAGACCTTCTGCAGCGATGTATCACCTGAAGCGATAAGCTTTTGCAGACCGCGCCGAAACTCAGTCGGAAATTCCTCCAGCGTGCTTGCCAGCAACTCAACGTCGAGCGCTGGAATCACTCCATCACTTCCTCCTGCGCTCGCTTGAGAACGGGGTTTGATAGAAAACAAAGCCGCATCGATACCGTCCATCGAAGTGCCGCTGTTAAGCCCAATTACATTTAGCGATCGCAATCTTGAAACGTTCACTTAAAAACCCACCCTCTGCCTGCAACAAAGCTGATATTGTAAACGCTATGCTGTTCCCAAGCCGACTTTTGGTCTAGCTGCAGCAAGTGAAAATCGTCAGCACTATAAGGCAACTTAATTATGGTCACCAACAAATCGCTTGATTACCAGGGAAACGTAGCCGTTGCGCAAATGTATATCGGACGGGGCAAGGCGACTCGCCGAGCTTATGGATTCGACGAAATCGCGCTTGTACCAGGATCGACGACAATCGATCCCGAACTCTGCGACATCTCCGTCGGCATTGGCGGGCACAAACTGGAGATGCCTATCATTGCCAGCGCCATGGATAGCGTCGTCAACGCAAAAATGGCGATTGCCATGGGCAAACTGGGCGGTCTGGCAGTGCTCAACTTGCAGGGATTGCAAACCCGCTACGACAGCACGACCGACGTCTATAAAGAGGTGACCACGTGCGACAACAACAGCTTCGTCGAAGTGATGCAAAAGCTCTATTCGACTCCTGTTCAAGAGAAGTTAATCGCCAAGCGCGTCGAAGAAATTAAAAAAGGCGGAGTGCTTGCGGCAGTATCAATTACTCCCAACTTCGCTGAAAAATACGGTCCAATTGCAGTCGATGCCGGCGCCGACATCATCTTTGTACAGTCAACGGTAACAGGCATCGAACACCGGTCGGCGATGGGAACGCCCAACCTGAATCTGACCAAGTTCTGCCAGAAGATAGGCGTGCCCGTTATCGTAGGCAATTGCGTAGGCTATGACACGGCGCTCGAACTGCTGGACACAGGGGTTGCAGGTATTCTGGTCGGAGTCGGACCTGGAGCCGCCTGTACGTCGCGTAGTGTCCTCGGCATCGGGGTACCAATGGCTACAGCCATCGCTGATTGCGCAGCCGCCCGCCAGAATTTCTCCAAAGACAAAAACGGACCTATTATCATCGCCGACGGTGGCATGGTCGTGGGTGGAGACATCTGCAAAGCCATCGCATGTGGTGCAGATGCCGTCATGATAGGAAGCCCGCTGGCCAGAGCCAAAGAAGCTCCCGGACGCGGATACCACTGGGGCATGGCAACACCAAGCCCAGTCTTGCCACGCGGAACCAGAATCAAAGTTGGAACCAGCGGTAAACTGGAAGACATCTTGCTCGGACCCGCACGCATCGATGACGGCACTCAGAATCTCACCGGCGCGTTGAAAACAAGTATGGGAACACTCGGTGCAGCCGATCTCCATGAGATGAAAGAAGTCGAGGTTGTTATTGCACCGTCGATTTTGACTGAAGGCAAGGTCTTCCAGAATGCCCAAAATCTAGGCATGGGCAGATCCTGAGCCAACAGCTTAAAGAGATTGCAGGCTGGAACGGAAACATACGAACCAAAACCGTAGTCGTAAGATGCAGGCGTAATTATCTGGTTCCGCAGCATTATTCGGAAAAATACGATACAAAGAACATCGTATGGACAGATCACACAATAGAGAGTGCGAGAAAAATGTGGAAGACTAAGTGTTTTCTTTTCACGTCTGCTTTGGCTGTGCTATCACTCGGGCAACCGGGGCGAGCGGAAGAAGTACCGACTCCAGCAGACGTGGCGGCCGCAAAAGTAAGCGGCATTCCTATTATGTCTAATACCATCGCAGATATTGCCCAATCGGTGGCACCAGCTGTGGTGAACATCGAGGTAGTTCAATCGCGCAAGCAGGCGCAGCTCCCACCCGGCATGGACTTCCCGATGCCGCTTCCCTTTGGTAAGTACGAATATTTCTTCAATGGTCAGAGGATCGAGCCACCCAGGGAGAGCCACAACACAGGCTCCGGCTTTATCGTGCGAAGTGACGGCTATATAGTCACCAATGCCCATGTGGTGAGAGGGGCAAACAAAATCAAAGTCACTCTCAACGACAAACGAGTACTTGAAGGAACAGTAGTCGGAACAGATGGATTCAGTGATATAGCGGTTGTAAAAATCGACTCCAATCAATTGCCTGTCGCCAATATGGGCTCATCGAACAAAGTCAGACCGGGTGAATTTGCCATTGCTATCGGTAGCCCGCTTGGATTTGACCACACCGTAACTTTCGGAATTATTTCGGCGGTAGGTCGCACTATTACAGACGTGAACGGCA
This portion of the Candidatus Melainabacteria bacterium genome encodes:
- a CDS encoding trypsin-like serine protease, whose protein sequence is MWKTKCFLFTSALAVLSLGQPGRAEEVPTPADVAAAKVSGIPIMSNTIADIAQSVAPAVVNIEVVQSRKQAQLPPGMDFPMPLPFGKYEYFFNGQRIEPPRESHNTGSGFIVRSDGYIVTNAHVVRGANKIKVTLNDKRVLEGTVVGTDGFSDIAVVKIDSNQLPVANMGSSNKVRPGEFAIAIGSPLGFDHTVTFGIISAVGRTITDVNGNINFIQSDVAINPGNSGGPLLNLNGEVIGVNTAIQANAQNIGFSIPIDIAKSVANDLIEHKTIQRPWLGIAMQVIDEAMSKAHGLAANKGVLIGKVIEGSPAKSSGLQPADVIEKIDGQEVSTPKAVQDIVKAHKVSDIIHFLVLRNGAVTAIPVTIGQYPDKPVTGRDYDN
- a CDS encoding GuaB3 family IMP dehydrogenase-related protein, which codes for MYIGRGKATRRAYGFDEIALVPGSTTIDPELCDISVGIGGHKLEMPIIASAMDSVVNAKMAIAMGKLGGLAVLNLQGLQTRYDSTTDVYKEVTTCDNNSFVEVMQKLYSTPVQEKLIAKRVEEIKKGGVLAAVSITPNFAEKYGPIAVDAGADIIFVQSTVTGIEHRSAMGTPNLNLTKFCQKIGVPVIVGNCVGYDTALELLDTGVAGILVGVGPGAACTSRSVLGIGVPMATAIADCAAARQNFSKDKNGPIIIADGGMVVGGDICKAIACGADAVMIGSPLARAKEAPGRGYHWGMATPSPVLPRGTRIKVGTSGKLEDILLGPARIDDGTQNLTGALKTSMGTLGAADLHEMKEVEVVIAPSILTEGKVFQNAQNLGMGRS
- a CDS encoding anhydro-N-acetylmuramic acid kinase, with the translated sequence MNVSRLRSLNVIGLNSGTSMDGIDAALFSIKPRSQASAGGSDGVIPALDVELLASTLEEFPTEFRRGLQKLIASGDTSLQKVCLLNTALGEVFARACQKLIRSVPQIDVHLIGSHGQTVWHAPNHTDLWSVSTSGTLQLGEPAILAARTGIPVVADFRPADMANGGQGAPLVSFADAVLFGADKIATAVLNIGGIANFTLINDKGVAAMAFDTGPGNMLIDRAMIRLYGKDFDRDGAVAMSGKVDENLLACLLSHSYFHQSPPKTTGRELFGDAYADELIDKAGESGTANADLVATLTALTARSIASGYADFAMPVCRVSRLILGGGGADNAYLVDLIRKYWPHEVKVLRHEDCGISTKFKESLLFALLAYTTYHGIPNSVPACTGAAKSVCLGKLSLP